In the Oscillospiraceae bacterium genome, TGTTAGCTATTGGCTAAAACAATTTTCTGTTCTCCAATATAGAGGGTATAGTCATCCGTAAAATCCTGTTGTAGCACTCCAAAACCACATACGAGAATCCGTCCGCTATTCGCTTCATATGAACCGCTATTGAAGGATGTATTCAAAGAATCGGATATTGTTGGTATCTGTTCTTCCTTTGCAAGTAAAAAACGAAAAGTTACTATTGTTTTACCCTGTATAGTTTTGGCATCAACAAACCCATCAGTTAAAGCGTGAAATTGCTTTCTCGCGAATGTAACTTTTAACGATGTCCACCCGCGTTCTTCTTTAAAGATGATGTGATCCGAAAAAGCACCGTCTGAGCGCTTGTATACAAGCATAGCAACGTTGAAGTCTTCAAAAACATCCACGAGTCTTGCATTATATGGTTTGCTTTTTTCAAATGCTTCTTCAGGTGTTGAATAGCGAAAAGCATCTGCAACAATTTCATTATAAATGAAGAAACTTACACTTACAACAAAAGCCAAAATGAAAATAATAATAACAATTTTTTTCATAAGCAACCTCTAATTTTAATAACACAGGAGACGATTCTATGTGTTACTTTTTGGATAACAATTTGAGAATAACACACGTGATAACAAAAATTAAGAACCAAATCATTGAAAAAACCCAAGTTTGTTTAAATGTCCATGAAACATTTAATATCTTGGCTATTTTTTCGTAATTTGTCGGACCTGCTATATCAACAACAAAACCAACAGCACCAAGTATTACAACAAAAAAACAAGAGATTATATTAATTACGGTAATAATGATTTTAAAAGAACTTTTCAAACCAAATCATACCCCCGATACTCAACCCTTTGATTAAAAAGACTCATACTTTCACTCCCGCGATTTTTACCTATTCTAAGAAACTATTAATAAGTTCATTAAAAGTTTTTTCGTCACAATGTTTTCGAACAAAATAGATTTCTCCGTTTTTTACATACTCAGCCCAACGGTAACAAATCATTTCATAATCTCCGTTCTGATAGGTTATCTTCACAGAATTTCCATTGACCAACATTGGATCCCCTAAAAAATAATTTTCAAATTCAATCTTTTGAAATTGTTCGAAAAAAGCTTCTCTTTCTTCTTCTGAAAGAGTTTTTGTAACGGTAAACTCTAAGCTATTTTCTGCAAAAACAATCTCTATACTTTCAATTTCGTCAACAGGATTTCTCAACGAATATGTTTTTTCACTGCAACTTGTAAAAGACAATAAAGAAAACAAAGCGCAAGCAATAAATAATATTTTTTTCATTAATATCACTCTTTAGTTTGATTTGTAATTACATTTACTTACTTTTTAAATATATAAATAAATAGAATATAGATATAATAAGCGCAGGAATAACATTAAATAAAATCGAAAAAAGCATTATAAATATCACTGCCGGTATATCTGCAAAACCGAAATAATAATGATAATAACAACAAATCACATGAGGTATAACGGAAATTAAAGCTATAATTAAAAAATAAAGCGCTTTATAAATTTGTTTTAGATTAGATAGTAGTTTTTTAAAAATAATAAAAACAACAAGTAACGGTAAAAAATAAGATAACATAAGCGCTTTCCCCAAAAACAACAAGGGAACACTTATCAATATAATATATATCATTAATAATATAAGTCCTTTTTTTACCATATTAAACACCTCTTATCACAGCCAAGTTGTAATTGTTGTCTATAATGTTTCAAATAAACATTTGTTTTATATGAATATTATACTGTTATTGTGTCTTTTTGTCAACATTTGGCAAATAAAAAACCGTGCGGAAAAATTCCACACGGTTTTTGAAAATCTGATATTAAACTACGCCTTGGATTTTCATAGCTTCAGCAACCTTGATGAAGCCTGCGATGTTTGCACCTGCAACTAAGTTGTAGCCCAGGTCAAACTCTTCACAAGCGTCAACTGACTGCTTGAAGATATTTACCATAATGCCTTCCAGCTGGTCAAGAACATCCTTCTTATCAAAGATGATGTGTTCAGCATTCTGGCTCATTTCAAGACAAGAGCAAGCAACGCCGCCTGCGTTTGCAGCTTTTGCGGGGCCTACTATTACGCCGTTTTCCTGTAAGTAAGCGATTGCTTCGTTTGTGGTAGGCATATTAGCGCCTTCGCAAAGGTATTTACAGCCGTTTGCAACCATTTGCTTAGCATCTTCAAGGTGAATTTCGTTCTGAGTTGCGCAAGGAATGTAAAGGTCAGCCTTAACTTCCCAAGGCTTTTTGCCTGCGAAGAATTTAGCGCCCTTGAATTTCTCAGCGTAGGGAGCGCAGATGTTTTTGCCTGAATTTCTAAGCTCAAGCATAAAGTCTTCTTTCTCTCCGCAAACGCCGTCCTCATCAAGAATGTATCCGTCAGGACCGGAAATTGTAATAACCTTAGCGCCTAACTGATTGAGCTTCTGAACAGTACCCCAAGCAACGTTACCGAAGCCGGAAACAGCAACTGTCTTTCCCTTAAGGTCAAGACCGTCATGCTTAAGCATTTCTCTTGCAAAGAATACGATACCGTAGCCTGTAGCCTCAGTTCTGCCTGCAAGACCGCCGTTTTGAGTACCCTTACCTGTCCATGTGCCGTCGTAAGCGTTAGCAAGTCTCTTAAACTGGCCCATCATGTAGCCGATTTCTCTGCCGCCAACACCTAAGTCACCTGCGGGAACGTCGGTGTTAGGACCGATGTGTCTGAAAAGCTCTGTAGCAAAGCTCTGGCAAAATCTCATAATTTCGCCTTCGGATTTACCGTTGGGATCAAAGTCGGAACCGCCTTTGCCGCCGCCGATAGGAAGACC is a window encoding:
- a CDS encoding NADP-specific glutamate dehydrogenase; protein product: MALTNKYLADLLERVKQRNPGEPEFIQTVTEVFESIQPVAEKRQDLIDAGVFERIVEPERQIVFRVPWVDDNGKVQVNRGFRTQFSSVLGPYKGGIRFNRNVYSGIIKFLGFEQIFKNALTGLPIGGGKGGSDFDPNGKSEGEIMRFCQSFATELFRHIGPNTDVPAGDLGVGGREIGYMMGQFKRLANAYDGTWTGKGTQNGGLAGRTEATGYGIVFFAREMLKHDGLDLKGKTVAVSGFGNVAWGTVQKLNQLGAKVITISGPDGYILDEDGVCGEKEDFMLELRNSGKNICAPYAEKFKGAKFFAGKKPWEVKADLYIPCATQNEIHLEDAKQMVANGCKYLCEGANMPTTNEAIAYLQENGVIVGPAKAANAGGVACSCLEMSQNAEHIIFDKKDVLDQLEGIMVNIFKQSVDACEEFDLGYNLVAGANIAGFIKVAEAMKIQGVV